The proteins below come from a single Oncorhynchus keta strain PuntledgeMale-10-30-2019 chromosome 32, Oket_V2, whole genome shotgun sequence genomic window:
- the LOC118365261 gene encoding 2',3'-cyclic-nucleotide 3'-phosphodiesterase-like isoform X20, whose translation MDAEQNQVLDTASETREQQETGAGDCPQSQLNSPINPAGSPVNGQEMERLSGMSEEVQEMVPKAEKSPKKMSESPEKVPETSPEVVTKAEKYPEKQPELESAEVSESATAFYFEPDKKQTTVPEKQPMPEKTPEPLPLDEPLAENNIDTAPEKMAEPIPEAVKPSVQAAPEPVTQPESEDVKLLQEKEPGESEKQAESGVVLAVVPEMPAEPKTVQEVEADKQTEAEIVPEPKKPVEAEAVKKVEAEKPVEAEAVKKVEADKPVEAVKKVEAEKPVEAEAVKKVEAEKPAEAVKKVEAEKPVEAEAVKKVEAEKPVAVMEEKLVEAEIVKEVESEKRAAGEADAVEQQKADVVEQIPAPGTLSFAFLEHEQTKATLRTSRTLIILRGLPGSGKSLLARAIADNYQGLCTVCCADDHGVKPESPEASTDGYKAFDDAVVACCSVGTSAQVIVVDDTNHTHDRLARLGEVAEQHRLVAMFLEPRTEWSRDLPQLAKRTQRGLEEAQIQAMKVPLEETSLPLFFGWFLLPGIQDKVRCTSMDFLKTLDTLEAFKKHLPDFTVEAEKEVDLEQYFQANGVLHCTTKFCDYGKAEGAKEYADKPAVKELYGSAFELSLSALFVTPRTVGARVSLSEDQLTLWPADAEEVVSVVPAAATLPAGSRAHITLGCAEGVEPQQTGFDLLEILALQQEGQEGELVEEMELGSLAYYGKGRWLLSLREPISAQACFSSLYGPKKADSTKKDGDKKKKQKCTIL comes from the exons ATGGATGCTGAGCAGAACCAGGTGTTGGACACCGCGTCAGAGACTCGAGAGCAACAGGAGACTGGAGCAGGAGACTGCCCCCAGTCACAACTCAACTCTCCAATAAATCCTGCAGGATCTCCAGTGAATGGGCAAGAAATGGAGCGTTTGTCAGGAATGTCAGAAGAAGTGCAAGAGATGGTGCCTAAAGCAGAAAAATCACCAAAGAAAATGTCTGAATCTCCTGAGAAGGTTCCAGAGACATCTCCAGAAGTTGTAACGAAAGCAGAGAAGTACCCAGAAAAACAACCAGAACTAGAGAGCGCAGAGGTCTCTGAGTCAGCTACAGCATTTTACTTCGAACCAGACAAAAAACAGACCACAGTGCCTGAAAAGCAGCCAATGCCAGAGAAAACACCAGAGCCTCTGCCTTTAGATGAGCCTCTAGCAGAGAATAACATTGACACTGCGCCAGAGAAAATGGCTGAACCCATCCCAGAGGCTGTTAAACCGTCTGTGCAGGCAGCGCCCGAGCCTGTCACACAGCCAGAATCTGAGGACGTGAAACTGCTCCAAGAGAAAGAGCCTGGGGAATCTGAGAAGCAGGCAGAATCTGGTGTTGTGTTGGCGGTGGTGCCAGAGATGCCAGCGGAGCCTAAAACTGTACAGGAAGTGGAGGCAGACAAACAGACCGAAGCTGAAATTGTACCGGAACCAAAGAAACCAGTCGAGGCTGAGGCTGTGAAGAAAGTGGAAGCAGAGAAACCAGTAGAGGCTGAGGCTGTGAAGAAAGTGGAAGCAGACAAACCAGTAGAGGCTGTGAAGAAAGTGGAAGCAGAGAAACCAGTAGAGGCTGAGGCTGTGAAGAAAGTGGAAGCAGAGAAACCA GCTGAGGCTGTGAAGAAAGTGGAAGCAGAGAAACCAGTAGAGGCTGAGGCTGTGAAGAAAGTGGAAGCGGAGAAACCAGTGGCTGTGATGGAAGAGAAACTGGTAGAAGCTGAAATTGTTAAAGAAGTAGAGTCCGAGAAACGGGCAGCAGGTGAGGCAGATGCAGTGGAGCAGCAGAAGGCCGACGTTGTCGAGCAGATTCCCGCTCCTGGTACCCTGTCTTTTGCCTTCCTGGAGCATGAGCAGACCAAAGCCACACTTCGCACCTCTCGCACTCTAATCATCCTCCGAGGACTCCCCGGCAGCGGCAAGAGCCTCTTGGCACGTGCTATTGCAGATAACTACCAGGGTCTCTGCACGGTCTGCTGTGCTGATGACCATGGTGTGAAACCGGAGAGTCCAGAAGCATCGACAGATGGGTACAAGGCTTTTGACGATGCTGTGGTAGCCTGCTGCAGTGTAGGAACATCTGCTCAAGTGATAGTGGTGGATGACACCAACCATACCCATGATCGGCTGGCCCGTCTTGGGGAGGTGGCAGAGCAGCACCGGCTGGTGGCCATGTTTCTGGAGCCCCGCACTGAGTGGAGCAGAGACTTGCCACAGCTGGCCAAGAGAACTCAGCGGGGGCTAGAGGAGGCCCAGATCCAGGCCATGAAAGTACCTCTTGAGGAGACGTCCCTGCCCCTTTTCTTTGGCTGGTTCCTTCTCCCTGGCATCCAGGACAAGGTCAGGTGCACGTCCATGGATTTCCTGAAGACGCTGGACACGCTTGAGGCCTTCAAGAAGCACTTGCCTGACT tcacTGTTGAGGCTGAGAAAGAGGTGGACCTGGAGCAGTATTTCCAAGCCAATGGCGTTCTTCATTGCACTACCAAATTCTGTGACTATGGCAAGGCTGAGGGAGCCAAGGAATATGCAGACAAACCA GCTGTTAAAGAGTTGTATGGCTCTGCGTTCGAGCTGTCCCTCAGTGCCCTCTTCGTCACACCTCGCACTGTTGGTGCCCGGGTTTCACTCTCTGAGGATCAGTTGACCCTGTGGCCTGCCGATGCTGAGGAGGTGGTGTCTGTAGTCCCGGCCGCTGCCACCCTGCCCGCTGGTAGCCGTGCCCACATCACCCTGGGCTGTGCGGAGGGCGTTGAGCCACAGCAGACGGGCTTCGACCTGCTGGAGATCCTAGCGCTGCAGCAAGAGGGTCAGGAGGGAGAGCTGGTGGAGGAGATGGAGCTCGGCTCCCTGGCCTACTACGGCAAGGGGAGGTGGCTACTCAGTCTGAGGGAGCCCATCTCCGCCCAGGCCTGCTTCTCCAGCCTCTACGGGCCCAAGAAGGCTGACTCGACCAAGAAAGACGGGGACAAGAAGAAGAAGCAAAAGTGCACCATACtgtaa
- the LOC118365261 gene encoding 2',3'-cyclic-nucleotide 3'-phosphodiesterase-like isoform X25 — MDAEQNQVLDTASETREQQETGAGDCPQSQLNSPINPAGSPVNGQEMERLSGMSEEVQEMVPKAEKSPKKMSESPEKVPETSPEVVTKAEKYPEKQPELESAEVSESATAFYFEPDKKQTTVPEKQPMPEKTPEPLPLDEPLAENNIDTAPEKMAEPIPEAVKPSVQAAPEPVTQPESEDVKLLQEKEPGESEKQAESGVVLAVVPEMPAEPKTVQEVEADKQTEAEIVPEPKKPVEAEAVKKVEAEKPVEAEAVKKVEADKPVEAVKKVEAEKPVEAEAVKKVEAEKPAEAVKKVEAEKPVAVMEEKLVEAEIVKEVESEKRAAGEADAVEQQKADVVEQIPAPGTLSFAFLEHEQTKATLRTSRTLIILRGLPGSGKSLLARAIADNYQGLCTVCCADDHGVKPESPEASTDGYKAFDDAVVACCSVGTSAQVIVVDDTNHTHDRLARLGEVAEQHRLVAMFLEPRTEWSRDLPQLAKRTQRGLEEAQIQAMKVPLEETSLPLFFGWFLLPGIQDKVRCTSMDFLKTLDTLEAFKKHLPDFTVEAEKEVDLEQYFQANGVLHCTTKFCDYGKAEGAKEYADKPAVKELYGSAFELSLSALFVTPRTVGARVSLSEDQLTLWPADAEEVVSVVPAAATLPAGSRAHITLGCAEGVEPQQTGFDLLEILALQQEGQEGELVEEMELGSLAYYGKGRWLLSLREPISAQACFSSLYGPKKADSTKKDGDKKKKQKCTIL; from the exons ATGGATGCTGAGCAGAACCAGGTGTTGGACACCGCGTCAGAGACTCGAGAGCAACAGGAGACTGGAGCAGGAGACTGCCCCCAGTCACAACTCAACTCTCCAATAAATCCTGCAGGATCTCCAGTGAATGGGCAAGAAATGGAGCGTTTGTCAGGAATGTCAGAAGAAGTGCAAGAGATGGTGCCTAAAGCAGAAAAATCACCAAAGAAAATGTCTGAATCTCCTGAGAAGGTTCCAGAGACATCTCCAGAAGTTGTAACGAAAGCAGAGAAGTACCCAGAAAAACAACCAGAACTAGAGAGCGCAGAGGTCTCTGAGTCAGCTACAGCATTTTACTTCGAACCAGACAAAAAACAGACCACAGTGCCTGAAAAGCAGCCAATGCCAGAGAAAACACCAGAGCCTCTGCCTTTAGATGAGCCTCTAGCAGAGAATAACATTGACACTGCGCCAGAGAAAATGGCTGAACCCATCCCAGAGGCTGTTAAACCGTCTGTGCAGGCAGCGCCCGAGCCTGTCACACAGCCAGAATCTGAGGACGTGAAACTGCTCCAAGAGAAAGAGCCTGGGGAATCTGAGAAGCAGGCAGAATCTGGTGTTGTGTTGGCGGTGGTGCCAGAGATGCCAGCGGAGCCTAAAACTGTACAGGAAGTGGAGGCAGACAAACAGACCGAAGCTGAAATTGTACCGGAACCAAAGAAACCAGTCGAGGCTGAGGCTGTGAAGAAAGTGGAAGCAGAGAAACCAGTAGAGGCTGAGGCTGTGAAGAAAGTGGAAGCAGACAAACCAGTAGAGGCTGTGAAGAAAGTGGAAGCAGAGAAACCAGTAGAGGCTGAGGCTGTGAAGAAAGTGGAAGCAGAGAAACCA GCTGAGGCTGTGAAGAAAGTGGAAGCGGAGAAACCAGTGGCTGTGATGGAAGAGAAACTGGTAGAAGCTGAAATTGTTAAAGAAGTAGAGTCCGAGAAACGGGCAGCAGGTGAGGCAGATGCAGTGGAGCAGCAGAAGGCCGACGTTGTCGAGCAGATTCCCGCTCCTGGTACCCTGTCTTTTGCCTTCCTGGAGCATGAGCAGACCAAAGCCACACTTCGCACCTCTCGCACTCTAATCATCCTCCGAGGACTCCCCGGCAGCGGCAAGAGCCTCTTGGCACGTGCTATTGCAGATAACTACCAGGGTCTCTGCACGGTCTGCTGTGCTGATGACCATGGTGTGAAACCGGAGAGTCCAGAAGCATCGACAGATGGGTACAAGGCTTTTGACGATGCTGTGGTAGCCTGCTGCAGTGTAGGAACATCTGCTCAAGTGATAGTGGTGGATGACACCAACCATACCCATGATCGGCTGGCCCGTCTTGGGGAGGTGGCAGAGCAGCACCGGCTGGTGGCCATGTTTCTGGAGCCCCGCACTGAGTGGAGCAGAGACTTGCCACAGCTGGCCAAGAGAACTCAGCGGGGGCTAGAGGAGGCCCAGATCCAGGCCATGAAAGTACCTCTTGAGGAGACGTCCCTGCCCCTTTTCTTTGGCTGGTTCCTTCTCCCTGGCATCCAGGACAAGGTCAGGTGCACGTCCATGGATTTCCTGAAGACGCTGGACACGCTTGAGGCCTTCAAGAAGCACTTGCCTGACT tcacTGTTGAGGCTGAGAAAGAGGTGGACCTGGAGCAGTATTTCCAAGCCAATGGCGTTCTTCATTGCACTACCAAATTCTGTGACTATGGCAAGGCTGAGGGAGCCAAGGAATATGCAGACAAACCA GCTGTTAAAGAGTTGTATGGCTCTGCGTTCGAGCTGTCCCTCAGTGCCCTCTTCGTCACACCTCGCACTGTTGGTGCCCGGGTTTCACTCTCTGAGGATCAGTTGACCCTGTGGCCTGCCGATGCTGAGGAGGTGGTGTCTGTAGTCCCGGCCGCTGCCACCCTGCCCGCTGGTAGCCGTGCCCACATCACCCTGGGCTGTGCGGAGGGCGTTGAGCCACAGCAGACGGGCTTCGACCTGCTGGAGATCCTAGCGCTGCAGCAAGAGGGTCAGGAGGGAGAGCTGGTGGAGGAGATGGAGCTCGGCTCCCTGGCCTACTACGGCAAGGGGAGGTGGCTACTCAGTCTGAGGGAGCCCATCTCCGCCCAGGCCTGCTTCTCCAGCCTCTACGGGCCCAAGAAGGCTGACTCGACCAAGAAAGACGGGGACAAGAAGAAGAAGCAAAAGTGCACCATACtgtaa
- the LOC118365261 gene encoding translation initiation factor IF-2-like isoform X14: protein MDAEQNQVLDTASETREQQETGAGDCPQSQLNSPINPAGSPVNGQEMERLSGMSEEVQEMVPKAEKSPKKMSESPEKVPETSPEVVTKAEKYPEKQPELESAEVSESATAFYFEPDKKQTTVPEKQPMPEKTPEPLPLDEPLAENNIDTAPEKMAEPIPEAVKPSVQAAPEPVTQPESEDVKLLQEKEPGESEKQAESGVVLAVVPEMPAEPKTVQEVEADKQTEAEIVPEPKKPVEAEAVKKVEAEKPVEAEAVKKVEAEKPVEAEAVKKVEAEKPAEAVKKVEAEKPAEAVKKVEAEKPVEAVKQVEAEKPVEAEAVKKVEAEKPVEAEAVKKVEAEKPVAVMEEKLVEAEIVKEVESEKRAAGEADAVEQQKADVVEQIPAPGTLSFAFLEHEQTKATLRTSRTLIILRGLPGSGKSLLARAIADNYQGLCTVCCADDHGVKPESPEASTDGYKAFDDAVVACCSVGTSAQVIVVDDTNHTHDRLARLGEVAEQHRLVAMFLEPRTEWSRDLPQLAKRTQRGLEEAQIQAMKVPLEETSLPLFFGWFLLPGIQDKVRCTSMDFLKTLDTLEAFKKHLPDFTVEAEKEVDLEQYFQANGVLHCTTKFCDYGKAEGAKEYADKPAVKELYGSAFELSLSALFVTPRTVGARVSLSEDQLTLWPADAEEVVSVVPAAATLPAGSRAHITLGCAEGVEPQQTGFDLLEILALQQEGQEGELVEEMELGSLAYYGKGRWLLSLREPISAQACFSSLYGPKKADSTKKDGDKKKKQKCTIL, encoded by the exons ATGGATGCTGAGCAGAACCAGGTGTTGGACACCGCGTCAGAGACTCGAGAGCAACAGGAGACTGGAGCAGGAGACTGCCCCCAGTCACAACTCAACTCTCCAATAAATCCTGCAGGATCTCCAGTGAATGGGCAAGAAATGGAGCGTTTGTCAGGAATGTCAGAAGAAGTGCAAGAGATGGTGCCTAAAGCAGAAAAATCACCAAAGAAAATGTCTGAATCTCCTGAGAAGGTTCCAGAGACATCTCCAGAAGTTGTAACGAAAGCAGAGAAGTACCCAGAAAAACAACCAGAACTAGAGAGCGCAGAGGTCTCTGAGTCAGCTACAGCATTTTACTTCGAACCAGACAAAAAACAGACCACAGTGCCTGAAAAGCAGCCAATGCCAGAGAAAACACCAGAGCCTCTGCCTTTAGATGAGCCTCTAGCAGAGAATAACATTGACACTGCGCCAGAGAAAATGGCTGAACCCATCCCAGAGGCTGTTAAACCGTCTGTGCAGGCAGCGCCCGAGCCTGTCACACAGCCAGAATCTGAGGACGTGAAACTGCTCCAAGAGAAAGAGCCTGGGGAATCTGAGAAGCAGGCAGAATCTGGTGTTGTGTTGGCGGTGGTGCCAGAGATGCCAGCGGAGCCTAAAACTGTACAGGAAGTGGAGGCAGACAAACAGACCGAAGCTGAAATTGTACCGGAACCAAAGAAACCAGTCGAGGCTGAGGCTGTGAAGAAAGTGGAAGCAGAGAAACCAGTAGAGGCTGAG GCTGTGAAGAAAGTGGAAGCAGAGAAACCAGTAGAGGCTGAG GCTGTGAAGAAAGTGGAAGCAGAGAAACCAGCTGAGGCTGTGAAGAAAGTGGAAGCAGAGAAACCAGCTGAGGCTGTGAAGAAAGTGGAAGCAGAGAAACCAGTAGAGGCTGTGAAGCAAGTGGAAGCAGAGAAACCAGTAGAGGCTGAGGCTGTGAAGAAAGTGGAAGCAGAGAAACCAGTAGAGGCTGAGGCTGTGAAGAAAGTGGAAGCGGAGAAACCAGTGGCTGTGATGGAAGAGAAACTGGTAGAAGCTGAAATTGTTAAAGAAGTAGAGTCCGAGAAACGGGCAGCAGGTGAGGCAGATGCAGTGGAGCAGCAGAAGGCCGACGTTGTCGAGCAGATTCCCGCTCCTGGTACCCTGTCTTTTGCCTTCCTGGAGCATGAGCAGACCAAAGCCACACTTCGCACCTCTCGCACTCTAATCATCCTCCGAGGACTCCCCGGCAGCGGCAAGAGCCTCTTGGCACGTGCTATTGCAGATAACTACCAGGGTCTCTGCACGGTCTGCTGTGCTGATGACCATGGTGTGAAACCGGAGAGTCCAGAAGCATCGACAGATGGGTACAAGGCTTTTGACGATGCTGTGGTAGCCTGCTGCAGTGTAGGAACATCTGCTCAAGTGATAGTGGTGGATGACACCAACCATACCCATGATCGGCTGGCCCGTCTTGGGGAGGTGGCAGAGCAGCACCGGCTGGTGGCCATGTTTCTGGAGCCCCGCACTGAGTGGAGCAGAGACTTGCCACAGCTGGCCAAGAGAACTCAGCGGGGGCTAGAGGAGGCCCAGATCCAGGCCATGAAAGTACCTCTTGAGGAGACGTCCCTGCCCCTTTTCTTTGGCTGGTTCCTTCTCCCTGGCATCCAGGACAAGGTCAGGTGCACGTCCATGGATTTCCTGAAGACGCTGGACACGCTTGAGGCCTTCAAGAAGCACTTGCCTGACT tcacTGTTGAGGCTGAGAAAGAGGTGGACCTGGAGCAGTATTTCCAAGCCAATGGCGTTCTTCATTGCACTACCAAATTCTGTGACTATGGCAAGGCTGAGGGAGCCAAGGAATATGCAGACAAACCA GCTGTTAAAGAGTTGTATGGCTCTGCGTTCGAGCTGTCCCTCAGTGCCCTCTTCGTCACACCTCGCACTGTTGGTGCCCGGGTTTCACTCTCTGAGGATCAGTTGACCCTGTGGCCTGCCGATGCTGAGGAGGTGGTGTCTGTAGTCCCGGCCGCTGCCACCCTGCCCGCTGGTAGCCGTGCCCACATCACCCTGGGCTGTGCGGAGGGCGTTGAGCCACAGCAGACGGGCTTCGACCTGCTGGAGATCCTAGCGCTGCAGCAAGAGGGTCAGGAGGGAGAGCTGGTGGAGGAGATGGAGCTCGGCTCCCTGGCCTACTACGGCAAGGGGAGGTGGCTACTCAGTCTGAGGGAGCCCATCTCCGCCCAGGCCTGCTTCTCCAGCCTCTACGGGCCCAAGAAGGCTGACTCGACCAAGAAAGACGGGGACAAGAAGAAGAAGCAAAAGTGCACCATACtgtaa
- the LOC118365261 gene encoding translation initiation factor IF-2-like isoform X12, whose product MDAEQNQVLDTASETREQQETGAGDCPQSQLNSPINPAGSPVNGQEMERLSGMSEEVQEMVPKAEKSPKKMSESPEKVPETSPEVVTKAEKYPEKQPELESAEVSESATAFYFEPDKKQTTVPEKQPMPEKTPEPLPLDEPLAENNIDTAPEKMAEPIPEAVKPSVQAAPEPVTQPESEDVKLLQEKEPGESEKQAESGVVLAVVPEMPAEPKTVQEVEADKQTEAEIVPEPKKPVEAEAVKKVEAEKPVEAEAVKKVEAEKPVEAEAVKKVEAEKPAEAVKKVEAEKPAEAVKKVEAEKPAEAVKKVEAEKPVEAVKQVEAEKPVEAEAVKKVEAEKPVEAEAVKKVEAEKPVAVMEEKLVEAEIVKEVESEKRAAGEADAVEQQKADVVEQIPAPGTLSFAFLEHEQTKATLRTSRTLIILRGLPGSGKSLLARAIADNYQGLCTVCCADDHGVKPESPEASTDGYKAFDDAVVACCSVGTSAQVIVVDDTNHTHDRLARLGEVAEQHRLVAMFLEPRTEWSRDLPQLAKRTQRGLEEAQIQAMKVPLEETSLPLFFGWFLLPGIQDKVRCTSMDFLKTLDTLEAFKKHLPDFTVEAEKEVDLEQYFQANGVLHCTTKFCDYGKAEGAKEYADKPAVKELYGSAFELSLSALFVTPRTVGARVSLSEDQLTLWPADAEEVVSVVPAAATLPAGSRAHITLGCAEGVEPQQTGFDLLEILALQQEGQEGELVEEMELGSLAYYGKGRWLLSLREPISAQACFSSLYGPKKADSTKKDGDKKKKQKCTIL is encoded by the exons ATGGATGCTGAGCAGAACCAGGTGTTGGACACCGCGTCAGAGACTCGAGAGCAACAGGAGACTGGAGCAGGAGACTGCCCCCAGTCACAACTCAACTCTCCAATAAATCCTGCAGGATCTCCAGTGAATGGGCAAGAAATGGAGCGTTTGTCAGGAATGTCAGAAGAAGTGCAAGAGATGGTGCCTAAAGCAGAAAAATCACCAAAGAAAATGTCTGAATCTCCTGAGAAGGTTCCAGAGACATCTCCAGAAGTTGTAACGAAAGCAGAGAAGTACCCAGAAAAACAACCAGAACTAGAGAGCGCAGAGGTCTCTGAGTCAGCTACAGCATTTTACTTCGAACCAGACAAAAAACAGACCACAGTGCCTGAAAAGCAGCCAATGCCAGAGAAAACACCAGAGCCTCTGCCTTTAGATGAGCCTCTAGCAGAGAATAACATTGACACTGCGCCAGAGAAAATGGCTGAACCCATCCCAGAGGCTGTTAAACCGTCTGTGCAGGCAGCGCCCGAGCCTGTCACACAGCCAGAATCTGAGGACGTGAAACTGCTCCAAGAGAAAGAGCCTGGGGAATCTGAGAAGCAGGCAGAATCTGGTGTTGTGTTGGCGGTGGTGCCAGAGATGCCAGCGGAGCCTAAAACTGTACAGGAAGTGGAGGCAGACAAACAGACCGAAGCTGAAATTGTACCGGAACCAAAGAAACCAGTCGAGGCTGAGGCTGTGAAGAAAGTGGAAGCAGAGAAACCAGTAGAGGCTGAG GCTGTGAAGAAAGTGGAAGCAGAGAAACCAGTAGAGGCTGAG GCTGTGAAGAAAGTGGAAGCAGAGAAACCAGCTGAGGCTGTGAAGAAAGTGGAAGCAGAGAAACCAGCTGAGGCTGTGAAGAAAGTGGAAGCAGAGAAACCAGCTGAGGCTGTGAAGAAAGTGGAAGCAGAGAAACCAGTAGAGGCTGTGAAGCAAGTGGAAGCAGAGAAACCAGTAGAGGCTGAGGCTGTGAAGAAAGTGGAAGCAGAGAAACCAGTAGAGGCTGAGGCTGTGAAGAAAGTGGAAGCGGAGAAACCAGTGGCTGTGATGGAAGAGAAACTGGTAGAAGCTGAAATTGTTAAAGAAGTAGAGTCCGAGAAACGGGCAGCAGGTGAGGCAGATGCAGTGGAGCAGCAGAAGGCCGACGTTGTCGAGCAGATTCCCGCTCCTGGTACCCTGTCTTTTGCCTTCCTGGAGCATGAGCAGACCAAAGCCACACTTCGCACCTCTCGCACTCTAATCATCCTCCGAGGACTCCCCGGCAGCGGCAAGAGCCTCTTGGCACGTGCTATTGCAGATAACTACCAGGGTCTCTGCACGGTCTGCTGTGCTGATGACCATGGTGTGAAACCGGAGAGTCCAGAAGCATCGACAGATGGGTACAAGGCTTTTGACGATGCTGTGGTAGCCTGCTGCAGTGTAGGAACATCTGCTCAAGTGATAGTGGTGGATGACACCAACCATACCCATGATCGGCTGGCCCGTCTTGGGGAGGTGGCAGAGCAGCACCGGCTGGTGGCCATGTTTCTGGAGCCCCGCACTGAGTGGAGCAGAGACTTGCCACAGCTGGCCAAGAGAACTCAGCGGGGGCTAGAGGAGGCCCAGATCCAGGCCATGAAAGTACCTCTTGAGGAGACGTCCCTGCCCCTTTTCTTTGGCTGGTTCCTTCTCCCTGGCATCCAGGACAAGGTCAGGTGCACGTCCATGGATTTCCTGAAGACGCTGGACACGCTTGAGGCCTTCAAGAAGCACTTGCCTGACT tcacTGTTGAGGCTGAGAAAGAGGTGGACCTGGAGCAGTATTTCCAAGCCAATGGCGTTCTTCATTGCACTACCAAATTCTGTGACTATGGCAAGGCTGAGGGAGCCAAGGAATATGCAGACAAACCA GCTGTTAAAGAGTTGTATGGCTCTGCGTTCGAGCTGTCCCTCAGTGCCCTCTTCGTCACACCTCGCACTGTTGGTGCCCGGGTTTCACTCTCTGAGGATCAGTTGACCCTGTGGCCTGCCGATGCTGAGGAGGTGGTGTCTGTAGTCCCGGCCGCTGCCACCCTGCCCGCTGGTAGCCGTGCCCACATCACCCTGGGCTGTGCGGAGGGCGTTGAGCCACAGCAGACGGGCTTCGACCTGCTGGAGATCCTAGCGCTGCAGCAAGAGGGTCAGGAGGGAGAGCTGGTGGAGGAGATGGAGCTCGGCTCCCTGGCCTACTACGGCAAGGGGAGGTGGCTACTCAGTCTGAGGGAGCCCATCTCCGCCCAGGCCTGCTTCTCCAGCCTCTACGGGCCCAAGAAGGCTGACTCGACCAAGAAAGACGGGGACAAGAAGAAGAAGCAAAAGTGCACCATACtgtaa